A window of Gemmatimonadota bacterium contains these coding sequences:
- the mutM gene encoding bifunctional DNA-formamidopyrimidine glycosylase/DNA-(apurinic or apyrimidinic site) lyase: MPELPEVEFAVRQLRRVIRGRRITALRAHHRAQARTLTPAVVRRCVGRAVADVTRRGKHQLLHLDDGATLLVHFRLDGDWVVSAAATALPKHARVSFDLSATRGADRRASLTDPRALATITYHAPGKPPALDLGPEPEDPAVTAEWLHARFSAKRGPIKPLLLDQRLLAGIGNIYAQEACWRAKLDPATPAQALSLAQVKRLLVAIRGALADGHVNAGRYHQGTRPIPFKVYDRDGEPCMRCGAPIIRITQSGRGTYLCPTCQREGARSEGKGKGRRKGAKSKR, translated from the coding sequence ATGCCCGAACTACCCGAGGTCGAGTTCGCCGTCCGCCAGCTCCGGCGCGTCATCCGCGGTCGCCGCATCACGGCGCTGCGCGCGCATCACCGCGCGCAGGCGCGCACGCTCACGCCGGCCGTCGTGCGCCGCTGCGTGGGGCGCGCCGTCGCCGACGTCACGCGGCGCGGGAAGCATCAGCTCCTCCATCTCGACGACGGGGCGACGCTGCTCGTGCATTTCCGGCTCGATGGGGACTGGGTCGTCTCGGCGGCCGCCACTGCGCTGCCGAAACACGCGCGCGTCTCCTTCGACCTGTCGGCCACCCGCGGCGCCGACCGGCGCGCGTCGCTCACCGATCCGCGCGCGCTCGCCACCATCACCTATCACGCGCCCGGCAAGCCTCCTGCCCTCGACCTCGGTCCCGAGCCCGAGGACCCGGCGGTGACGGCGGAATGGCTCCACGCGCGATTCTCGGCGAAGCGCGGCCCCATCAAGCCGCTCCTGCTCGATCAGCGCCTGCTGGCCGGCATCGGCAACATCTACGCGCAGGAAGCCTGCTGGCGAGCGAAGCTCGATCCCGCCACCCCCGCGCAGGCCCTCTCCCTCGCGCAGGTGAAGCGCCTCCTCGTCGCGATCCGCGGCGCGCTCGCGGACGGTCACGTGAACGCGGGCCGGTACCACCAGGGCACGCGCCCCATCCCGTTCAAGGTCTACGATCGGGACGGCGAGCCGTGCATGCGGTGCGGCGCGCCGATCATTCGCATCACGCAATCGGGGCGGGGGACCTACCTGTGCCCGACGTGTCAGCGCGAAGGAGCGAGGAGCGAGGGGAAGGGGAAGGGGCGAAGGAAAGGGGCCAAGTCCAAGCGCTGA
- a CDS encoding TldD/PmbA family protein → MTASRREFIGQSAAAAAAVGLASAALGRPAAAQPPAVFQGDPAHKELAIRAVDAAKSAGADYADCRISSARSQNIGTRERRVTNIGDNETFGFGVRVLVGGAWGFAASSNLTPDEVVRVARQAVAQAKANRAAMVKPLQLAPIHHPPVPNGVWRSPIRIDPFTVAIEDKVAYLLDANAAAMAAGARFVNSNMFFLKDEKTFASTLGTVTQQTIFRAQPGMTVTMTSPDNRDFTTRQSTDIQPKGLGYEHVLDNDMKQHAARWVEEAKEKLSAKPVEVGRYDLILHPTHLWLTIHEAIAHPTELDRAYGFEANYAGTSYLSPPEEKLGKFRMGPSFMNVLADRSAPGSLSACGWDDEGVAPEDFHIVKDGMFVDYQTTREQAMWLDWWYKQNGKPTRSHGCSYAQTWADVQFQRMPNVNLMPGERDLVWEDLIAATDNGIAIVGDGSFSIDQQRYNAQFGGQLFYEVKGGKITGMLKDVAYQIRTPEFWNALDMIGGKRSYELGGAFGDGKGQPAQSNAVSHGCPPTRHKQINVINTGRTA, encoded by the coding sequence GTGACCGCTTCCCGAAGAGAATTCATCGGCCAGTCCGCCGCCGCGGCGGCCGCCGTCGGCCTGGCTTCAGCCGCCCTCGGTCGCCCCGCGGCGGCCCAGCCGCCCGCCGTCTTCCAGGGCGACCCCGCCCACAAGGAACTCGCCATCCGCGCGGTGGACGCCGCCAAGTCCGCCGGCGCCGACTACGCCGATTGCCGCATCTCGAGCGCCCGCTCCCAGAACATCGGCACGCGCGAGCGGCGCGTGACCAACATCGGCGACAACGAGACCTTCGGCTTCGGCGTCCGCGTCCTCGTCGGCGGCGCGTGGGGCTTCGCCGCCTCGAGCAACCTCACCCCGGACGAGGTGGTGCGCGTCGCGCGGCAGGCCGTCGCGCAGGCCAAGGCCAACCGCGCCGCGATGGTGAAGCCGCTCCAGCTCGCGCCCATCCACCATCCGCCGGTGCCCAACGGCGTCTGGCGATCGCCCATCAGGATCGATCCGTTCACCGTCGCCATCGAGGACAAGGTCGCCTACCTCCTCGACGCCAACGCCGCCGCCATGGCCGCCGGCGCGCGCTTCGTGAACTCCAACATGTTCTTCCTCAAGGACGAGAAGACCTTCGCGAGCACGCTCGGCACCGTCACGCAGCAGACGATCTTCCGCGCCCAGCCCGGCATGACGGTCACCATGACGTCGCCGGACAACCGCGACTTCACCACGCGGCAGAGCACGGACATCCAGCCCAAGGGGCTCGGCTACGAGCATGTGCTCGACAACGACATGAAGCAGCACGCCGCGCGCTGGGTGGAGGAGGCGAAGGAGAAGCTCAGCGCCAAGCCGGTGGAGGTGGGCCGTTACGACCTCATCCTGCACCCGACGCACCTCTGGCTCACCATCCACGAGGCGATCGCGCACCCGACCGAGCTCGACCGCGCCTACGGCTTCGAGGCCAACTACGCCGGCACGAGCTACCTCTCGCCGCCGGAGGAGAAGCTCGGGAAGTTCCGCATGGGCCCGAGCTTCATGAACGTCCTCGCCGACCGCTCGGCGCCGGGTTCGCTCTCCGCCTGCGGCTGGGACGACGAGGGCGTCGCCCCCGAGGACTTCCACATCGTGAAGGACGGCATGTTCGTGGACTACCAGACCACGCGCGAGCAGGCGATGTGGCTCGACTGGTGGTACAAGCAGAACGGGAAGCCCACGCGCAGCCACGGCTGCTCCTACGCGCAGACCTGGGCCGACGTCCAGTTCCAGCGCATGCCCAACGTGAACCTCATGCCCGGCGAGCGCGACCTCGTCTGGGAGGACCTCATCGCCGCGACAGACAACGGCATCGCCATCGTCGGCGACGGCTCGTTCTCCATCGACCAGCAGCGCTACAACGCGCAGTTCGGCGGCCAGCTCTTCTACGAGGTGAAGGGCGGCAAGATCACCGGCATGCTCAAGGACGTCGCCTACCAGATCCGCACGCCGGAGTTCTGGAACGCGCTCGACATGATCGGCGGCAAGCGCAGCTACGAGCTCGGCGGGGCGTTCGGCGACGGCAAGGGCCAGCCCGCGCAGTCCAATGCGGTCAGTCACGGCTGTCCGCCCACGCGACACAAGCAGATCAACGTGATCAACACCGGGAGGACCGCCTGA
- a CDS encoding class I SAM-dependent rRNA methyltransferase encodes MRNTGIISLRGARRWAQGHPWVFRSDVVGTPDAAPGAISVTDQQGRPVGTALWSPGSEISLRFVSRQLGTRLDLAWWRERIGAAIARRGGLLDGETNACRYVHGEGDGLPSLVVDRFDRWLVVQLLSAGLEAYRAEIVEALVQLVQPEGILARNDASVRGREGLGRDVELLHGTVPDTIEVREHGVKYLAAPRTGQKTGAFLDQREARVLAASVARGRALDVFSYHGSFALHLARRAETVTAVDASGAAIARAAENAALNGLTNITGVEADAFDFLRAEEGRGARYETIVLDPPAFAKNRGSIDGALRGYKDINLRAMRLLAPGGMLYTASCSYHVGKAQFLAMLGEAAADSGRRMILRQITGQPVDHPEVVTIPETGYLKGALLEAGE; translated from the coding sequence ATGAGGAATACGGGTATCATCTCGTTGCGCGGTGCGCGACGCTGGGCTCAGGGCCATCCCTGGGTCTTCCGCTCCGACGTCGTCGGCACGCCTGACGCTGCGCCGGGGGCGATCAGCGTCACCGACCAGCAGGGGCGCCCGGTGGGGACGGCACTCTGGAGTCCCGGCTCGGAGATCTCGTTGCGCTTCGTGTCGCGGCAGCTCGGCACGCGGCTCGACCTCGCCTGGTGGCGCGAGCGGATCGGCGCGGCGATCGCGCGGCGCGGCGGGCTGCTCGACGGCGAGACCAATGCGTGCCGCTACGTGCATGGCGAAGGCGATGGCCTCCCCTCGCTCGTCGTGGATCGCTTCGACCGCTGGCTCGTCGTCCAGCTCCTCTCGGCGGGGCTCGAGGCGTATCGCGCCGAGATCGTCGAGGCGCTGGTGCAGCTCGTGCAGCCGGAGGGGATCCTCGCGCGCAACGACGCGAGCGTCCGCGGCCGCGAGGGGCTGGGGCGCGACGTGGAGCTGCTGCACGGCACCGTCCCCGACACGATCGAGGTGCGGGAGCACGGGGTGAAGTACCTCGCGGCGCCGCGGACGGGGCAGAAGACGGGGGCCTTCCTCGACCAGCGCGAGGCGCGGGTGCTCGCGGCGAGCGTCGCGCGGGGCCGCGCGCTCGATGTCTTCAGCTACCACGGCTCGTTCGCCCTGCATCTCGCGCGGCGCGCGGAGACGGTGACCGCGGTGGACGCCTCCGGCGCGGCGATCGCGCGCGCGGCGGAGAACGCGGCGCTCAACGGCCTCACCAACATCACCGGTGTGGAGGCGGACGCGTTCGACTTCCTGCGCGCCGAGGAGGGGCGCGGGGCGCGGTACGAGACGATCGTGCTCGACCCGCCGGCCTTCGCGAAGAACCGCGGGTCGATCGACGGCGCCCTGCGCGGCTACAAGGACATCAACCTGCGCGCGATGCGCCTCCTCGCGCCGGGCGGGATGCTCTACACGGCGAGCTGCTCGTATCACGTCGGGAAGGCGCAGTTCCTCGCGATGCTCGGCGAGGCGGCGGCTGACAGCGGGCGGCGCATGATCCTGAGGCAGATCACGGGGCAGCCGGTGGATCATCCGGAGGTGGTCACCATTCCGGAGACGGGATATCTGAAGGGGGCGCTGCTCGAAGCTGGGGAGTGA
- a CDS encoding TldD/PmbA family protein: MSKADSINVSVGTGWTSNVRFADNQMSTAGSVVDAGIAVQSSFGPKHAVVTTNDLSEASLRRCVEQSERLARLAPDDPEAMPELEPQRYVDVKGYIDTTANIQAAERAQAALTALAPARKAGDIKAAGYLVVGAGCNALGNNKGMFAYHPSTSVNYTLTVRTTDGTGSGWAGADHPDWKQIDFEKVSLRAIDKARTSRNPQAIEPGRYTVILEPQAVGDLVQLVAGYADARLADEGRSPFAKQGGGNKVGEKIVDERVTLYSDPSDAQLLTQPFDGEGLPIARQVWLENGALKQLQYSRFWAKKQGKVPTGGTTSLKMQGGSASMDEMIRSTQRGILVTRLWYLREVDPRTILYTGLTRDGTFLIEEGRISRPIRNLRFNESPLFMLNNLEMLGTAERLAGTEAGGAVVMPAIKVRDFNFTSLSEAV; this comes from the coding sequence ATGTCCAAGGCCGACTCGATCAACGTCTCGGTCGGGACGGGGTGGACGAGCAACGTCCGCTTCGCCGACAACCAGATGAGCACCGCCGGGTCGGTGGTGGATGCGGGCATCGCGGTGCAGAGCTCGTTCGGGCCCAAGCACGCGGTGGTGACCACGAACGACCTCTCCGAGGCCTCGCTGCGCCGCTGCGTGGAGCAGTCGGAGCGGCTCGCGCGCCTCGCGCCGGACGATCCGGAGGCGATGCCGGAGCTGGAGCCGCAGCGCTACGTGGACGTGAAGGGCTACATCGACACGACGGCGAACATCCAGGCCGCCGAGCGGGCGCAGGCGGCGCTCACGGCACTGGCGCCGGCGCGGAAGGCGGGGGACATCAAGGCGGCGGGCTATCTCGTCGTCGGCGCCGGCTGCAACGCGCTCGGCAACAACAAGGGGATGTTCGCGTACCACCCGAGCACGAGCGTGAACTACACGCTCACCGTGCGCACGACGGACGGGACGGGCTCGGGGTGGGCCGGCGCCGATCATCCGGATTGGAAGCAGATCGACTTCGAGAAGGTCTCGCTGCGCGCGATCGACAAGGCGCGCACGTCGCGCAATCCGCAGGCGATCGAGCCGGGGCGCTACACCGTGATCCTCGAGCCGCAGGCGGTGGGCGACCTCGTGCAGCTCGTCGCCGGCTATGCGGATGCGCGCCTCGCCGACGAGGGGCGATCGCCCTTCGCGAAGCAGGGCGGTGGTAACAAGGTCGGGGAGAAGATCGTCGATGAACGGGTGACGCTCTACTCGGATCCGTCCGATGCGCAGCTGCTCACGCAGCCGTTCGACGGCGAAGGACTCCCGATCGCGCGGCAGGTATGGCTCGAGAACGGCGCGTTGAAGCAGCTGCAGTACTCGCGCTTCTGGGCGAAGAAGCAGGGGAAGGTGCCGACGGGCGGCACGACGTCGCTGAAGATGCAGGGCGGATCGGCGTCGATGGACGAGATGATCCGGAGCACGCAGCGGGGCATCCTGGTCACCCGTTTGTGGTATTTGCGCGAAGTCGATCCACGCACCATTCTTTATACGGGCTTGACGCGGGACGGAACTTTCCTTATTGAAGAGGGAAGAATTTCGCGTCCGATTCGCAATCTGCGGTTCAACGAGTCGCCGCTGTTCATGCTCAACAACCTCGAGATGCTCGGTACGGCAGAGCGGCTCGCAGGGACGGAAGCCGGTGGAGCGGTGGTGATGCCGGCGATCAAGGTCCGAGATTTCAACTTCACCAGCCTCTCCGAGGCTGTCTGA
- a CDS encoding TldD/PmbA family protein → MPARSLYAIAPHLSRAECEAITKKVLGYSTADECRVTVNSGMRQNTRFAVNQISTAGDDYNAAVTIRAVIGKRVANVTVNRLDDASLRAAVQNAERIARLAPEDPELLPELGPQQYQEAINWSDATASLEPEARADAVRAITEPARRAGFISTGYIEANANSFAIANSKGLFAYSRNTSTAFTTTVRTPDGTGSGWAGASDNDWRRIDPRLLAERAIEKARRSVNPVAIEPGRYTVVLEPTAVANLVQLISGAVNARGADEGRSFFSKAGGGNKIGEKVVDERVTLVSDPLDPRVPANTFGGDGMPTQKVTWIENGVVKNLAYDRFWAQKTGKAPVNAGGTLAMQGGTKSIEELVAGTERGILVTRFWYIRGVDPRTILFTGLTRDGTFLIENGKVTRPVKNLRYNESPIFMLNNLMDMGRPERVSASESGGPGQAIIVPPLKCRDFNFTSTSDAI, encoded by the coding sequence ATGCCCGCCCGGTCGCTCTACGCCATCGCCCCGCACCTCTCGCGCGCCGAGTGCGAGGCCATCACCAAGAAGGTCCTCGGCTACTCCACCGCCGACGAGTGCCGCGTCACCGTGAACAGCGGGATGCGCCAGAACACCCGCTTCGCGGTGAACCAGATCTCCACCGCCGGCGACGACTACAACGCCGCGGTCACCATCCGCGCGGTGATCGGCAAGCGGGTGGCGAACGTCACCGTGAACCGGCTCGACGACGCGTCGCTGCGCGCGGCGGTGCAGAACGCCGAGCGGATCGCGCGGCTCGCGCCCGAGGACCCGGAGCTCCTGCCGGAGCTGGGGCCGCAGCAGTACCAGGAGGCGATCAACTGGAGCGATGCGACCGCGTCGCTCGAGCCCGAGGCGCGCGCCGACGCGGTGCGCGCGATCACCGAGCCCGCGCGTCGCGCCGGGTTCATCTCCACCGGGTACATCGAGGCGAACGCCAACTCCTTCGCGATCGCCAACAGCAAGGGGCTCTTCGCCTACTCGCGGAACACCTCCACGGCCTTCACCACCACCGTGCGCACGCCCGACGGCACCGGCTCCGGCTGGGCCGGTGCGTCGGACAACGATTGGCGGCGCATCGATCCGCGGCTCCTCGCCGAGCGGGCGATCGAGAAGGCGCGGCGGTCGGTGAACCCGGTGGCGATCGAGCCGGGGCGGTACACGGTGGTGCTCGAGCCGACCGCGGTCGCGAACCTCGTGCAGCTCATCTCCGGCGCGGTGAACGCGCGCGGCGCCGACGAGGGGCGGAGCTTCTTCTCCAAGGCCGGCGGCGGAAACAAGATCGGCGAGAAGGTCGTAGACGAGCGCGTGACCCTCGTCTCCGACCCGCTCGACCCGCGCGTGCCGGCCAACACCTTCGGCGGCGACGGGATGCCGACGCAGAAGGTGACCTGGATCGAGAACGGCGTGGTGAAGAACCTCGCGTACGACCGGTTCTGGGCGCAGAAGACGGGCAAGGCGCCGGTGAACGCCGGCGGCACGCTCGCGATGCAGGGCGGGACGAAGTCGATCGAGGAACTCGTCGCCGGGACCGAGCGCGGGATCCTCGTGACGCGCTTCTGGTACATCCGTGGGGTGGACCCGCGCACGATCCTGTTCACCGGGCTCACGCGCGACGGGACGTTCCTCATCGAGAACGGCAAGGTCACGCGTCCGGTCAAGAACCTGCGGTACAACGAATCCCCCATCTTCATGCTGAACAACCTCATGGACATGGGCCGGCCCGAGCGCGTGAGCGCGTCGGAGTCGGGCGGACCGGGGCAGGCGATCATCGTGCCGCCGCTCAAGTGCCGCGACTTCAACTTCACCAGCACGAGCGACGCCATCTGA
- a CDS encoding TldD/PmbA family protein, whose translation MTDRRDFLKATGAAAVGLAIASRPARAHAAPAHEHLDRFRSGASKELLLDAINAAKMAGASYADCRIARFQQNFVVTREQQIINVVDTDTLGAGVRALVDGCWGFAATRTLTRDGVTSAAREAVAIAKANRVARDRAVTLAPTPAYPNATWKSPYTTDPFEVPLEQKVDLLLKANAEAMKVPGVKFVNSVLFFVKQERQFASTEGSVIDQTLIRSWPLFTATAVAPDFSDFQSRAANEVAPMGRGFEYVLQADLAGRARKWGEEAAEKLKAKPVEVGKYDLVLAPSNLWLTIHESIGHPTELDRAMGYEANYAGTSFIAPPEEKLGKLQYGKPLMNIQGDRSQEGALATIGYDDDGVKPDEFLIVKNGIFNDYQTTREQAPWLSSWYARQGQQMRSHGCSYADSWGSVAFQRMPNVSLLPAADNTSWNDLIAGVDNGIAIVGDGSFSIDQQRYNAQFGGQTYYEIKGGKLGGMLKDVAYQIRTPDFWNSMDAIGGRASYELGGSFFDGKGQPSQSNAVSHGAPPARFRQVNVINTGRTQ comes from the coding sequence ATGACCGATCGCAGGGACTTCCTCAAGGCGACGGGAGCGGCGGCCGTGGGTCTGGCCATCGCCTCCCGTCCCGCCCGGGCCCACGCGGCACCGGCCCACGAACACCTCGACCGCTTCCGCAGCGGCGCGTCCAAGGAGCTCCTCCTCGACGCGATCAACGCGGCCAAGATGGCCGGCGCCAGTTACGCCGATTGCCGCATCGCGCGCTTCCAGCAGAACTTCGTCGTCACGCGCGAGCAGCAGATCATCAACGTCGTCGACACCGACACCCTCGGCGCCGGCGTCCGTGCCCTCGTGGACGGCTGCTGGGGCTTCGCCGCCACGCGCACCCTCACGCGCGACGGCGTGACCAGCGCGGCCCGCGAGGCGGTCGCCATCGCCAAGGCCAACCGCGTCGCCCGCGACCGCGCGGTCACGCTCGCGCCCACGCCGGCCTATCCCAACGCCACCTGGAAGTCGCCCTACACGACCGACCCGTTCGAGGTGCCGCTCGAGCAGAAGGTGGACCTCCTGCTCAAGGCCAACGCCGAGGCGATGAAGGTCCCCGGCGTGAAGTTCGTGAACTCGGTCCTCTTCTTCGTGAAGCAGGAGCGGCAGTTCGCGAGCACCGAGGGCTCGGTCATCGACCAGACGCTCATCCGCAGCTGGCCGCTCTTCACCGCCACCGCGGTGGCGCCGGACTTCTCCGACTTCCAGTCGCGCGCCGCCAACGAGGTCGCGCCGATGGGACGCGGCTTCGAGTACGTGCTGCAGGCCGACCTCGCCGGCCGCGCCCGCAAGTGGGGCGAGGAGGCCGCCGAGAAGCTCAAGGCCAAGCCGGTGGAGGTGGGGAAGTACGACCTCGTCCTCGCGCCGTCCAACCTCTGGCTCACCATCCACGAGTCGATCGGGCATCCGACCGAGCTCGACCGTGCGATGGGCTACGAGGCCAACTACGCCGGCACGAGCTTCATCGCGCCGCCCGAGGAGAAGCTCGGCAAGCTCCAGTACGGCAAGCCGCTCATGAACATCCAGGGGGACCGTTCGCAGGAGGGCGCGCTCGCGACCATCGGCTACGACGACGACGGCGTGAAGCCCGACGAGTTCCTCATCGTCAAGAACGGGATCTTCAACGACTACCAGACCACGCGCGAGCAGGCGCCGTGGCTCTCGAGCTGGTACGCGAGGCAGGGCCAGCAAATGCGCTCGCACGGCTGCTCGTACGCGGACAGCTGGGGGAGCGTCGCCTTCCAGCGCATGCCCAACGTCTCGCTGCTCCCGGCGGCCGACAATACGAGCTGGAACGACCTGATCGCCGGCGTGGACAACGGCATCGCGATCGTGGGCGACGGCTCGTTCTCGATCGACCAGCAGCGCTACAACGCCCAGTTCGGCGGGCAGACGTACTACGAGATCAAGGGCGGCAAGCTCGGCGGGATGCTCAAGGACGTCGCCTACCAGATCCGCACGCCCGACTTCTGGAACTCGATGGACGCGATCGGCGGCCGCGCGAGCTACGAGCTCGGCGGGTCGTTCTTCGACGGCAAGGGTCAGCCGAGCCAGAGCAACGCGGTGAGCCACGGCGCGCCGCCGGCCCGCTTCCGTCAGGTCAACGTGATCAACACCGGGAGGACCCAGTGA
- the fdhF gene encoding formate dehydrogenase subunit alpha, whose product MPRLVINGHECDAPAGATILDAARALGVDVPTLCWYPKLPTVGNCRICLVSVEGNAKLVPACATPAADGMVVQTESQAAVKNRQGVLSLLLERYPVETIPEDRARNEFEALVHRYDVPLRRSGENPLRTGDERPTDHIITHDMSTCILCTRCVRACEEIQVVGVLEMAQRGEHAEIIVGADGNPEHAGCTWCGECVRVCPTGAIHDILPLAKLRAGTMEQPATKVRSVCPYCAVGCQLDLEVRDGQVARVTSPWIEEATPNEGSTCVKGRFGTDFVLHRDRLTTPLIRRGWTRDAAGVWSYDPAHAHAAHPDAARWPRRGGPWVDVEVEGHAAKDRRPRTNPFRRRVDAGAESAQVAALGDPRDRIATPPEWFAPFREATWDEAMELTAQQLARLRDTHGSRSLATFQSAKCANEENYVLQKLFRAGIGTNNVDHCTRLCHASSVSAMQRAISTSAASGSMREVEHESDVIFILGANTTESHPVFGAAIKRALKRGAKLIVADPRRIEVAARAHHHLQIIPGTDVALLNGMLHHILAQGLEDKAFIAARTTGFEAVREAVAHYSPEVAEQITGVPAATIRAAAELYARGPRSATLWAMGLTQHHTGTDIVTSLLNLMLCCGMIGRWGAPMIPIRGQNNVQGSSDMGAIPFAFTDYRRVDDPAVRAEYAAAWGIPVERLDPKVGLKVTEIVKEGSPVRGLYIMGENPIISDPDVAHAEEWFHGLEFLAVQDLFLTESARAADVVLPGSSFAEKDGTFVNTERRIQLSRKAVEPPGQARADLDIVLDLSRRLGVPTPYTTAAEVFEEIARVTPNWRGVSHARLAERVGGLQYPVPDATHEGTAFLFDERFPTPDGRAHLTAVTYLPPAELPDAAYPFFLNTGRQMYHWHTGTMTRRSTALDARESTATVELNPLDAAELGVGDGEEVAITSRRNTIRIAVRLSERVARKQVFIPMHYREAAANLLTNPALDGPSGIPEFKVCAVRVEAVKPALV is encoded by the coding sequence ATGCCCCGTCTGGTCATCAACGGTCACGAGTGCGACGCGCCCGCGGGCGCGACCATCCTCGATGCCGCGCGCGCCTTGGGCGTCGATGTCCCGACGCTCTGCTGGTATCCGAAGCTCCCCACCGTCGGCAACTGCCGCATCTGCCTCGTCTCCGTCGAGGGGAACGCCAAGCTCGTCCCCGCCTGCGCCACCCCTGCCGCCGACGGCATGGTCGTCCAGACCGAGTCGCAGGCCGCGGTGAAGAACCGCCAGGGCGTCCTCTCGCTCCTCCTCGAGCGCTATCCCGTCGAGACGATCCCCGAGGACCGCGCGCGCAACGAGTTCGAGGCGCTCGTCCATCGCTACGACGTCCCGCTCCGCCGCTCGGGCGAGAACCCGCTCCGCACCGGCGACGAACGGCCGACCGACCACATCATCACGCACGACATGAGCACCTGCATCCTCTGCACCCGCTGCGTGCGCGCGTGCGAGGAGATCCAGGTGGTCGGCGTCCTCGAGATGGCCCAGCGCGGCGAGCACGCCGAGATCATCGTCGGTGCCGACGGCAACCCCGAGCACGCCGGCTGCACCTGGTGCGGCGAGTGCGTGCGCGTCTGCCCCACCGGCGCCATCCACGACATCCTCCCGCTCGCCAAGCTCCGCGCCGGCACCATGGAACAGCCGGCCACCAAGGTCCGCTCGGTCTGCCCCTACTGCGCCGTCGGCTGCCAGCTCGACCTCGAGGTCCGCGACGGCCAGGTCGCGCGCGTCACCTCGCCCTGGATCGAGGAGGCGACGCCCAACGAGGGCTCCACCTGCGTGAAGGGGCGCTTCGGCACCGACTTCGTCCTGCATCGCGACCGGCTCACCACGCCGCTCATCCGCCGCGGCTGGACGCGCGACGCGGCGGGCGTCTGGTCGTACGATCCCGCGCACGCCCATGCCGCGCACCCCGACGCCGCGCGCTGGCCGCGCCGCGGCGGACCGTGGGTGGATGTCGAGGTCGAGGGCCACGCCGCGAAGGACCGCCGCCCGCGCACCAACCCGTTCCGCCGCCGCGTGGACGCCGGCGCCGAGTCCGCGCAGGTCGCCGCACTCGGCGACCCGCGCGACCGCATCGCCACGCCTCCCGAATGGTTCGCGCCCTTCCGCGAGGCGACCTGGGACGAGGCGATGGAGCTCACCGCGCAGCAGCTCGCCCGCCTCCGCGACACGCACGGTTCGCGTAGCCTCGCCACGTTCCAATCGGCCAAGTGCGCCAATGAGGAGAACTACGTCCTCCAGAAGCTCTTCCGCGCCGGCATCGGGACCAACAACGTCGACCACTGCACGCGGCTCTGCCACGCCTCGTCGGTGAGCGCGATGCAGCGCGCCATCTCCACCTCCGCCGCGTCGGGCTCCATGCGCGAGGTGGAGCACGAGAGCGACGTCATCTTCATCCTCGGCGCCAACACCACCGAGAGCCACCCGGTGTTCGGCGCGGCGATCAAGCGCGCCCTCAAGCGCGGCGCGAAGCTCATCGTCGCCGACCCGCGGCGGATCGAGGTCGCGGCGCGGGCGCACCATCACCTGCAGATCATCCCCGGCACCGACGTCGCGCTCCTCAACGGGATGCTCCATCACATCCTCGCGCAGGGGCTCGAGGACAAGGCCTTCATCGCCGCGCGCACGACGGGGTTCGAGGCGGTGCGCGAGGCGGTCGCGCACTACTCGCCCGAGGTCGCCGAGCAGATCACCGGCGTGCCGGCGGCGACCATCCGCGCGGCGGCCGAGCTCTACGCGCGCGGCCCCAGGTCGGCGACGCTCTGGGCGATGGGGCTCACGCAGCATCACACGGGCACCGACATCGTCACGTCGCTGCTCAACCTCATGCTCTGCTGCGGGATGATCGGGCGCTGGGGCGCGCCGATGATCCCCATCCGCGGGCAGAACAACGTCCAGGGTTCGAGCGACATGGGGGCGATCCCCTTCGCCTTCACCGACTACCGGCGCGTGGACGATCCCGCCGTGCGCGCCGAGTATGCGGCGGCGTGGGGGATCCCGGTGGAGCGCCTCGACCCGAAGGTGGGGCTCAAGGTCACCGAGATCGTGAAGGAGGGCTCGCCGGTGCGCGGGCTCTACATCATGGGCGAGAACCCGATCATCTCCGATCCCGACGTCGCGCACGCCGAGGAGTGGTTCCACGGGCTCGAGTTCCTCGCGGTGCAGGACCTCTTCCTCACCGAGTCCGCGCGCGCGGCGGACGTGGTGCTGCCGGGCTCGTCGTTCGCCGAGAAGGACGGGACGTTCGTGAACACCGAGCGGCGCATCCAGCTCTCGCGGAAGGCGGTGGAGCCGCCGGGCCAGGCGCGCGCCGACCTCGACATCGTCCTCGACCTCTCGCGCCGCCTCGGCGTGCCGACGCCGTATACGACGGCGGCCGAGGTGTTCGAGGAGATCGCGCGCGTCACGCCCAACTGGCGCGGCGTCTCGCATGCGCGGCTCGCCGAGCGGGTGGGCGGGCTGCAGTACCCGGTGCCCGACGCGACGCACGAGGGGACGGCGTTCCTGTTCGACGAGCGCTTCCCCACGCCGGACGGTCGCGCGCATCTCACGGCGGTGACGTATCTCCCGCCCGCCGAGCTGCCGGACGCCGCGTATCCGTTCTTCCTCAACACCGGCCGCCAGATGTACCACTGGCACACCGGGACGATGACGCGGCGCTCGACGGCGCTCGACGCGCGCGAGAGCACGGCGACGGTCGAGCTCAATCCGCTCGACGCGGCCGAGCTGGGGGTGGGCGACGGCGAGGAGGTGGCGATCACCTCGCGGCGGAACACCATTCGCATCGCGGTGCGGCTCTCCGAGCGCGTGGCGCGGAAGCAGGTGTTCATCCCCATGCACTACCGCGAGGCGGCGGCGAACCTGCTCACCAACCCCGCGCTCGACGGCCCGTCCGGCATCCCCGAGTTCAAGGTCTGCGCCGTCCGCGTGGAAGCGGTGAAGCCCGCGCTGGTTTAA